The segment GGTCTCCACCCAGAAGATGGCGAAGATCGCACCGCCGATGATCATGAACGTCAGGTCGGTCGTGACGCGAGCGATGACCTGCCAGACCTCCTGGCTCGGGCCGCTCGCGAGCCACCACATCCAGTCCGTCGGCTGCCGGATCGGCGCGAGATAGTAGAACAACCCGCCGACCGGCTCGCTCGGACCTTGCGTCGTCGTCGAATACGCACCGAGCCACGGCATGTTGACGCCGAACACCTGGATGACGGTTCGACCACCGGCCACCGTCGCCCCGGCCTGCGAGACCAAGATGCGACCGAGGAACTGGAGGTTCGCCTGCAGTGCGCGAACGAGGATCATCGGCAGGACGCTCGCGTAGATGAGTTTCACGGGGAACCGACCACGTGCACCCTTCACGCGAGCGTGACTCAGCGGAATCTCGATGCGGACGGACTCCGCGTACACGACGATCACGAAGATCGCGAGCGTCGTGACGAGCGCGATGATCTGTCCCTCGGACCCGAGGACGTTGTCGATGTTCATCGCGGTGTCCCCGACGATCATCCCGTACCAGTTGAACAGCAAGCCCTGGCGCGGGCCGATGATGCCGCTCACGAGGCTCTCGGAGACGCCGGCGACGATGAACAGCCCGATACCGGAGCCGACGCCCCACTTCGAGATGACCTCGTCCATGAACAGGATGAGGACGCCACCGACGAAGATCTGCAGGAAGATCAGCGCCTGCACACCCCCGAGCGGGACACCGAGCGATTGCGCGAGCCCCGGGTCCGCGGGTAGGAACCCGCTGAGGACCATCGGCAGCCCCGTCAGCACGATCATGAACACGACGAGGAGTTTCTGGAGGCCCTGGTAGAGCACCTGATCACGGGGGTCGTTCGTGTCCAACCCGAGCAAGTTCGCTCCACCGAGCAACTGGAGCACGATGCTCGCCGTGACGATCGGTCCGATACCCAGGTGCAGCACCGAGAACGAACTACCGGCGAGGATCGCGCGGAACTGCCCGAACAGGTCCTGTTCTCCCCCACTCAGTCCCCAGATGGGGACGCTCGTGAGGAAGAAATACAGCACGAGCACGCCACCGGTCCACAGTAGCTTGCGCTTGAACGGGACGTGCCCTTCCGGTCGCTGGACCGAGGGCATCCGCGTGAGTACCGGTTCCGCAGCCTCCTTCCATCCCATGAGTTACTCCTCGTCGTCCTCGGATGCCTGAGTGTCTTCCGATTCGGCCTTCGCCTCGCCGCGCTCGGAGAGCGACGCCTCGCCCCCGGCCTCCTCGATGAGGCCGCGAGCGCTCGCGGTGAACGCGTCCGCGGTCACGTGCAGTTCGTTCCGAACCTGCCCGTTCCCGAGCACCTTCACCACGTCGGTCTCCCAGCCGTCCTCGACGACGTCGCGTGCGTCGATGACGTACGCGTCGCCGTCCTGCTCGGCGTCACCCTCGGCCGCGTACAGGACCGCGTCCTCGTCGAGCTTCTGCACCGACACCTCGACGACGTCGTCGCGCGCGTCCTGCGGGCGCTTGAAGCCGTGTTTGCCGATCGGTTCGTAGTTGTGGAACTCGTGCTTCCCGCGTCCTGCGCGACCACGCCCACCACGGTTCCCGGCACCACGCCGGTTCTTGTGCGTCCCGCCACCGTGCGTGCGCGACCCGCGCTGTCTTCGTTTCTTGCTCGTCATGGTTATCGCATCGCCTCGAGCAGTTCGTCGATCTCGGTCGTCTCGTGCTTCCCGATCGCCCCACCACGGGACTTCGGGTGCTTCCCACCGTCGTGACCCTTCCGCGGCGGATGCAGACGCAGACAGGGCGCCAGGCCCTGCTCGCGCAGCGTCGTCTCCTCGTCGATCAGGGCCGCAGCGAGGGACTCGAAGTCCTCGAACTCGGTGTGCTCGGCGAGGTAGTCCGCGTCGACGTCCGCGTCGCCCTCGAGGGGCTCGGCGCGCGTCGAGAGGATCGTCGCCAGGACGTCCGCGCTGGGTTCGCCCATCGCCACGTAGTCGTTGACCTTCGTCAACATCCCGCGGTAGCTCTCCGTCTCCGGAACGAGCGCGCAGTGATTGACCTCGTGGACGTTCAGCATCTCCAGCGTGTCCTTGATGTCGCCGGCCATGTCCACTTCACCGCGAAGCTGCACGACCGCCTTCATTGTTCGATCCCTCCCGCACCCTCGCTCTGCCCGCGCGTGCGAGCACCGCGAGACTGCGAGGCGTTCTGGAGCGCGTTGAACGTCGCCTTCGCCAGGTTCACGGTCGTTCGCGTGTTCCCGTAGGACTTCGTCCACGCGTCCTCGACGCCCGCGAGCTCGAGCACGTTCCGAACCGTCTCGCTCGCCGCGAGCCCGAGCCCGAGCGGCGCCGGAATGAGCTCGACCTCGACCGACCCCGCCTTCCCGCTCGTCCGATGCGTGAGCGAGTGCGGTTTCGTCGACCGGTCCTCCCACGACCCGGAGCCACGGGGGACGTCGATGATGTTCAGCTTCGCGATGTCGATCGCCTTCTGGATGGCGGCACCGACCTGGTCGTCTCGACCCTCGGCGTACCCGACGTACCCGTCGCGGTTGCCGATGGCGACGACGCAGCGGAACTTCACCCGTCGACCCGAGTCGGTCATCCGCTGGACCATGTTGATGTCCAGCACCTCGTCGTCGAGCCCCGGCAGGAGCTGATCGACGACCTCGGCCTCCTTCAGCGGAAGTCCCGAGGCGAGGGCTTGCTCCATCGTCTCGATGTCGCCCTCCTGTACCTGCTTCCCGAGTCGGGTGACGGGTTCCCAGCCGTCGTTGTAGTTGTCGTTACTCATTGTTCCATGAGGGTTTCCCGCACTTCGTCGAAGTGCTCGGGGAGTGCTGTTGCGTCGAACTCACTGGTGTACAGCGGTTCGTCGAGTTGTTCTGCATACTCGGCGATGTGCTCGCCGCGGTTCCGCGGCCACTCCGCGAGCACCGCGTCGTTGTGGGGGATCTCCAGGCCCGCGTCGATCGCGCCCTCCTGGATGGCGAACACCTTGCTGCCCGGCGTCGCCGTGTTCAGACCGATGTCGAGGACCGCCTCCTCGAGACCAGCCTCGACCGCGCGCTGACCGGCCAGCAGGCCAGTCAGGTACGCGGCCGGGAGGTTCCCCGTCGGCGCCTCCCAACCGTATTCTTCGAGATCACTCGAGTGTGCAGCCGCGAGCGTGTCGTCACCGTCCGGACCCGGCAGGATCAGCTGCGCCGTGACGTGCCGGTTGCTCTTTCGAGCGACCAGGCGCGGCTTCCCGGATTTCAGGAGGCGCAACCTCTGATGGTAGTCCGTACGGACCTCGCGGCGACGTCGCATCGGAACCTTGTATCGTGGTCCTGTCGCCATTATTCGTCACCGTAGTTGTTGTCGATGTAGTTCAACAGGTACTGGACGCTCCGGAACTCCCCGCCACGAGCCTTGTTGTAGAGCTCGCGGTACTGCGTGCGATCGATCTCGCCGCTCCCGCGGAGTTCGTTGAGCTTCTTTCGCTGTGCACGGATGCGCTTCTGCCAGGCATCCTTCGGGTCCTCGCGAGCACCGGCCTTCCCCTGACGGGTCCCGGGGCCCTTCTGGTGGCCGTACGCGCGCTTTGCCTTCCGTTCGCGCGCTCGACCCTTCGAGTTGCCCTTCTTCGGTTCCGCTCGAATCGTGCCGTCGTCGACGAGTTCGCGGATGTCCTCGCGCGTGATCGCTTCCGCGATCTCGCCCTGCGCGTCGGGATCGAACCAGACGCGGCTCTTCCCGACGTCGAGGACGTCCGACGCAAGTCGCTTCTGTGCGGACAGATCACTCATCGGAATCGACCTCCACTTCGACGTAGGTCGGGTTCAGCACTCGAATTCCGTCGTCTTCGGCCTGCTCCTCGATGCGCTCGCGCTTGCGAGCACCGACCGCGGAGGCGATACGGACCGCTTCCGTGTCGCCGTCCACGCCCTCGAGGTCGTCCGCGTTGTGCACGCGAACCTCCTCGAAGCCCGAGGGGTGCTTGCCGCGCACCGCCTTCGGCGTCCGGAAGCCAGCCTGGACCTTGTCGCCCTTGCCCTTGATACCACGTCGCTGCTTGGACAGCTGGCCGCGCGGCTTCCGCCACGAGGTCGGCGTCCGCTTCTTCTTGTGGTAGTCCTGACGGTTGAACTGGGGCTTGCCGACGCGACGGCGCTGGTCGAGGAGGCGCTCCTCGGTCTCGGACAGCTCCGGCGTCTTCTCGGTCAGCCCACGCGGCTGGAGTTCCGTCTCCACGTCCTCCTCGTCCGCTTCGGCCTCGGACTCGTCGGCCTCGATCTCCGCCTCGGTGTCCTCGCTAACCTCGAGGTCACCGACGTCCGCCTTGATACGCGCAGCGAGCGCGTTCCCGATGCCCTCGACGTCCGCGAGCTCCGACTGGGACGCCGCCTTGACGTCCTCGATCGAGTCGTAGCCCGCGTCGCGGAGTGCATCGGCCTTCGATGGCCCGACACCGCTGATCTCCTCGAGACTCTCGGGTTCGTCTGCCATCTATCAGGCACCTCCTTTCGCGGGTTTCTGCGTGATGTACACGCCGTCCTGGAAGACGCGCGTGTCCTTCCCGGACACCTTCGTCAACTGCTCGATGTCCGCGGCGGTCTGCCCGACAGCTTCCTTGTCAGGGCCGCTGATGGTGAGTTCCTCACCGTCGACGGCGACGTCGGTGTCGCCGTGGATAGTCGTTCGTCGCGGTGCCTTCTCGCCGAGGAAGTTCTCGATCACGACCTCCTCACCCTCCACCGCCACCTGCATCGGGAAGTGAGAGTAGAAGACTTCCATCTCGTACTCCCAGCCCTCGGTGACGCCGTGGAACATGTTCTGGACGTGACTCTCGAACGTTCCGACCGTCGCCGTCGTCTTCGCGTCGTCCGCCGAAGAGGAGATGACGACCATCTCGTCCTCGACGTCGACGGAGACGTCCGGGTACCAGAGCCGTCGTGTGACGGCTCCGTTGGGCCCCTCGACCGTCAGGTCGAGGTGGTCCACGTCGGCGGTTACGTCGTCCGGAATCTGTAGTTCGACTCGCATGATTCAGTACACGTACGCGATGACCTGACCGCCGATCCCCGCGTCACGAGCCTCGTAGTGACTCATGACGCCGTGACTCGTCGTCACGATGAGCGCGCCGTAGTCCCGAGCGGGGAGGAACCGCTTCTCCCAGCGCTCGAACTCGTCGGCACCCACCGAATACCGGGGCTTGACGGGGCCACACTCGTTGATCTGGCCTTTCAATTCGACCTCGAACTCACCGGATTTACCGTCGTCGACGTACTCGAAGCCGTCGATGTACCCGCGGTCGTAGAAGACCTCGAGTACGCTACCGATCTCGTTCGAAGCGGGCGATACGTTGTGCGTGAGATGCCCGACGCTCTCGGCGTTGTCGAGGCCGGAGAGCGCATTACTGAACGGGTCGCTTGCTGTCATTGTTATCGGTACTTCTTGAAGCCCATGTTTCGGGCGATCTCTCGGAAGCACTGTCGGCAGAGCCAGATGTCGTACTTCCCGACGAGGCCCTGCTCTCGACCGCAGCGCTGGCACTCCTCCATCTGGCCAGTGCGCTTGGCGGCGTGCTCTCCGGTCTGCTCACTCTCAGTTTCGCTTTCACTCATCGTTTACCTCCACGTCGAACGTCGACTCGACGAACCGAACCGCGTCCTCGGGATTCAGTCGATGCTTCGACGGCAGGCTCTGCGTGCGCTTGTCGCGCTTCGCCACGCGGTAGCCCGGCCGCACGAGGTTCACGGTCACGTCCATCCCGTAGATGCCGACGTTCGGGTCGTACTCCTGACTCGGGAAGTCCGTGTGCTCGTCCACACCGAAACTGAAGTTCCCGGTGTCGTCGAACTGCGTCGTCGAGAGCTCCGAGAGCGGGAGCGCGCGCACCAGGAAGTCCTGGGCGTCGTCCCCGCGGAGCGTCACCTTCGCACCGATCGGGTCGCCCTGACGGATGCCGAAGTCCGGCATCGTCGACTTCGCCTTCGTGCGAACCGACTGCTGCTGGGTGACGTCCTCGATGATGTCCTCCGCGTTCGCGAGCTCGCGACCACCTTCGCCGACGCCCATGTGGACGACGACCTTCTCGATGGTGGGTTCGCGCATCTCGTGGAACTCGGCGGACTCGCTCTCACTCATCAGTCCTCACCTCCCGTGGAGTCGGTGAAGTTCTCGTCGATGACGACGACGTACTCCTCGACGGTCTCGTACCCGCCGTCATCCTGCGAGACGACGACCGTGTTCGAGCCGCTGCCGTGCGTCACGTCGATCGACTCGATCTCGCCGATCTCGCCGGCGTGACTGCCGCGGACGGCCGTCACGAGCGCACCCTCCTCGTAGGGGAAGTGCGCGACGATCTCCGCGCTCTCGAAGTCGACGACGACCGAGTCCTTCGCCGAGTACTCGCTCGCGTCATCGAGCTGGAGCGTCTGTCCGTCGTGCAGCGCCAGCTGGGTGTCGCCCCCAGCGACCTGCTGCTTGCCCGCGATCTTCCCGAGCTTCGCGTCCGCCGCATCGGCGTCGATCGGCGTCAGCGCGAGCCGGCCGCCTTCGTCGGGGAACACGCGATAGTGCTCGCCGCGCTCGGTGAACCCGAGGATGTCGAACATCCCGATCGGGCGCTGCTCGTCGCTCACGGCGTCGCCGTTCACGAGCACCGACCCCTCGTTGAGGGCGTAGCGAGCCTCCTTCTTCGAGTCGGCGTACCCGAGGACGTCGCGGAGCAGGATGACCAGCGGGACACCCTCCTCGCCGTGCGGGCCGGCGTCGGCCTTCACGGTGAACGTCTCGGTCTTGCGCTCGACGGGCCAGGACTTCGGAACCGAGAGTCGCTTCTGGTGTTTCGTCATTCGTCATCACCTCTGAGTCGCGCCTCGCGAACGTCGTCCTCGAGATCGAGGTCGACGATGCGGAGGTTCGACGCGTCGAGCGGACGCGGCACGTCCTCGCCGTCGGCCTTCTCGACCGTGACGTCCTCGACGTGGACGACGGACTCGCGGAGGTCGACCGCGAGCACTTCGCCCTCTTCGCCGGCGAAGTCACCGCGGAGCACCTCGACCGTGTCGCCCGCGTTCACGCGGGCGCGACGACGGTCGAACTCCTCGCGGAGGTCCTCGCTCAGCGTCGACCGGACCTGCTTTTGCTTCTCGTGAAGCGAGGCACGCTCGGTCTGGTTGCGTTGTTTGGATGGTTGTCGTGTCATACTATCATCGTCGCAGTGGACGCGATGGAGCCGAAGCGCTCCGCCACTTCGCGCGCGATCGGACCCTTGATCTCCGTCCCCTGGGGCTCCTCGTTCTCGTTCACGAGCACGGCCGCGTTGTCCTCGAACTTGACGCGAGTGCCGTCGGGACGACGGATCGGCTTGCGCTGACGGACGATGACGGCTTCCTTGACCTGACGACGCTCTTCGGGCGTCCCCTTGGTCACCGAGACCGTCACCTTGTCACCGACGCCCGCCTTCGGGTGTCGGTTCTTCGTGCCCTGGTAGCCGGCGACGCTGATGATCTTCACTTCGCGCGCCCCGGTGTTGTCAGAACACAGCACGAGCGAGCCCTTCTCGAGGCCCTGCGTGACGTCTGCCTTCAGCGCTTCCATCAGTTCTCACCTCCGTCCTCGAGTCGTTCGACGACGACGTGAGATTTCGTCTTCGAAAGCGGTCGTGTCTCTGCGATGCGAACCGCGTCGCCTTCCGAGAGCTCCATGCACGTCGGTGCATGAGCGGGCACCCGCGAACGCCGCTTCATGTAGCGGTCGTACTTGGGGACCCGCACGTCGTACTCTCGCTCGACGACGACGGTCTTGTCCATGTCTGTGGAGGCTACCCTGCCTTCGAGGGTCTGGCCGCGCACGGCAAGCGAGCCGTGGAACGGGCAGTCCTCGTCGGAACAGGAGTCCTCCGGTTCTGGTACGTTCAGTCCTATCGCCATTTCGAATCACCTGCAGTTTCCGTTCGGAGTGCGGGTCGTGAGAGCAACCGGTCGCCATCCACCGTAACGTAGGCCACGCCGTCGCCCGACCCGGACTGACCAGCGCGAACGCTGGCAGTATCCCGACCGAGTTTCGACGTGGTCCCCGACCGCTTGACGCGATCGGCGGCTTCATCTGTGAGCTGGAACTCGAACACCGCGGACTCCTTGGGCACCTGACGCACGCGAGACTCGCCGTCGTGCACGTCCTCGACGTGCAGCGTCCGCGTGGACTCCAGCACGACACGCCCCGCTATCCCGACGAGGTCGGGGTTCGCGGCGTCGACCACCGCAACGCGGAGGCCGTTCAGTTCGTGTCGTGGGAGCGTCTCGGGCGTCAGTGCCATCGTTAGTTACTCGTGGTCGCCTGCTTCCGTCTGGATCGTCTTGATGCGAGCGATCGTCTTCTTCAGCTCGCTCACGCGCCCGGGGTTCTCGGGCGCACCACCGGCGGCCTGGACGGCCTTCGTGTTGAGGAGCTCGGTCTCGAGTTCCTCCAGCTCTTCCTCGCGCTCGGTGGCGGTCATGTCGCGGATCTCTTCGATGTGGAGAATCGCCATGACTTACTCCTCCGTGTCCTCGTCTTCGTCGTCCATCTCTTCGAGCATCTCCTCGGCCTCGGCCTCGACGGCCTCGTCGAGCTCCTCGAAGTCCTCTTCGACGTCGTCGTCGGTCGGCACGTCGACGTCCTCGTCGACGACGTCCTCGACGTCCTCCTCGAGGACTTCCTCGACGACCTCCTCGTCGACCGACTCGACGTCCTCGTCGGCGGCCTCCTCGTCGGCGTCGGCGGACGCCTCGTCCGCGTCGCCCTGGGCCTCCTCCTGGATGGCGGCGAGTTCGTCGTCGTCGGGCTCCTCGATGAGGTCAGCGGCCTCGTTGGCCTCGACGGCCTCCGGCGCGACCTCGTCGACGTCCATGTCCGCGTGCACGGCGAAGTCGTCGGGGAGTTCCGCACCCGGCGGGATGATCTTCACGTCGACACCGATCGTGCCGAGCTTCATCACCGCGACGCCCTGGCCGTGGTCGACGACCGTCTCCGCGGGCTCGCCGTTGTGCTTGATGTAGCCGTCGTTGAACTTCTCGACGCGCGACCGCGCGCCAGTGACCTTCCCGCTCAGGACGATCTCGGCGCCGAGCGCGCCAGCGTCCATGATGCGTTCGAGCGTCGTGTGACCGGCCTTCCGGAAGTACCAGCCACGCTCGAGCGCGTTCGCGAGACGATCCGCGACGATGCGCGCGTTCAGGTCGGGCTCGTCGACCTCCTGCACGTCGATCTGGGGGTCCTCGAGGTTGAATCGCTCCTCGAGCTGGGTGGTGACCTTCCGGATGTTCTTCCCACCCTTCCCGATGACCATCCCGGGCTTCTCCGCCTTGAGGACGATCTGCATGCCCATCGGCGTCGGCGCCATCTCCATGCCGCCGTAGCCGGCGCGACCGAGCTCTTCCGCGAAGAACTCGTCGATCTGGGAGCGCTGCAGTCCGTCCTGGATGAATTCGTGTTCGTCAGCCATTATGCTTCGACCTCCTCGACGACGATTTCCACGTCGACCTGCGGCGTGTTCCACGGCGACGCACGCCCCATCGCTCGCGGCTTGCGTCCCTGGCTCTCACCGATCTTGTGTGCCGCACAGTGCGCGATCTCCATGGACTCGCCGTCGAATCCCTGGTGGTCGGCGTTCGCGGCGACGTTCGTGAGCAGCTCCTTGAACGCCTTGCTGGCCTTCTCGGGGTAGCGGCCGGCGTCCCAGCCGTCGATGTCGCTTCGATGACCGACACCGCTGTTGTGCTGCCTGAACGGCACCGAGCGGTCGCCGGCGATGACCTCGTCGAGGTATGCTTGCGCGTCCTCGACGGTCATCCCCTTGATCTCTCGCGCGATGGCCTTGCTGTGCTTGTTGCTCATGTGACGCTCCCGAAGCATGGCTTTCGCCGTCGTGTCCGGGTCCGCGTCGACGCTGTAACTGATTCCCATGGTTTACTTGAGTGGCACGAACTTCGAGGACCGCGTCGCCCCGATGCCGGCCTGTCCGTGCTCGACGGACGTCCGTGTGAGCTGGAACTCGCCGAGGTAGTGCCCGATCATCTCGGGCTCCACTCGAACGCGCTCGAACTCCTGGCCGTTGTACACGGCGAACGTCAGGTCGACGAACTCCGGTAGGACGACCATGTCACGCAGGTGCGTGCGGATCGGGTCGTTCGCGGTCTCCTCTTCGGTCGCGTCGCGGGCCTTCTCGACGAGCTTCTGCTTCTCGACGGAGAGGCCGCGCTCGATACTTCGCCGCTGGCGAGCGGGCAACAGTTCCGCGACGTCCTCCAGGTCGAGTTCCTGGAGTTCGTCGAGCGTGTGGCCACGGTACGTGAACTCCTCGTCCTCGTCCCGGCCGGTTCTGTAATCCTGACTGCTCATTTGTCACCACCTCGACCCGTGCGGCGGGACGCGATGTCGCCGACCTTCCGGCCCGGCGGCGCGTTCCGCGACACGGACTTGGGCTGCCCCGGGTGCTGGCGGCCACCGCCACCGAACGGGTGGTCGACGGCGTTCATCGCCACACCGCGGACGGTCGGCCACTTGCCACCCCGGGACTTCATCTTGTGGTACTTGTTCCCAGCCTTCACGAACGGCTTCTCCGTTCGACCGCCACCGGCGACCACGCCGACCGTGGCGCGGCACTCCGGCGACAGCCGCTTCATCTCGCCACTCGGCAGCTGGACGACCGCGGCGTCGCGGTCGTGCGTGATGAGGTCGGCGCTCGTCCCCGACGCACGCGCGAACTTCCCGCCGTCGCTCGGCTGGCGTTCGACGTTACACACGGGCACACCCTCGGGGATCTCCGCCAGCGGCATCGTGTTGCCGGGCTTGATCTCCGAGGAGATACCGACCTGCAGTTCGTCGCCCACACCGACGCCCTCCGGCGCGAGCACGAGACGACGATCGCCGTCCTCGAACTCGACAGCCGCGACGGGCGCGGAGCGCGCGGGGTCGTGCTCGATGTCGACGACCTCGCCCGCGACGACGTCCGATTCCTCCAGTTTCTTGTGACTCAGGTCAGCCTTGTAGCGGTGACTCGGTGCTCGGAACGTCGAGCCGCCACGGCCACGTCGCTGTCCCTGAATGCGTCGTCCCATTCTTAGAACACCCCGATTCGAGAGGCCACTTCCTGCGCGTCGTCGTCCTCGCTGAGTCGGACGATCGCCTTCTTCTGGCCCTTCATCGTCAGCATCGTGTTCACGTCGTCCACGGCCACGTCGAACTGCGACTCGACGGCGTCGCGGACGTCGGGCTTCGCAGCCTGATCGTGCACGATGAACTGGAGCTTGTTCTCGAAGTCCATGTCGTTCATCGCCTTCTCGGTGACGAGCGGGAACCGAATCACGTCGGCACTCATCGCTCTGCCACCTCCTCGACCGCGGACGCCGTCCAGACCGTCAACCGACCGGCGTCAGCGCCGGGCGCGAGGTCCTCGACGTCGACGTTCGCGGCGGTCGCGACGTCGACGCCCGCGAGGTTCCGCGCGGCCTTCGACGGGCCGGCGTCGCTCGACGTGACGAAGAGCACGGACGTCGGTTCCGTGTACTTGCGGCCGCGAGCCTTCCCCTGGCCCGCGCGAACCGAACGCCCCTCGTCGGCGCGCTCGACGTCGTCGTACGCACCGAGGCCCTCGAGCAAGGAGACGACCTCCTTGGTCTTCACGAGGTCCTCGAAGTCGTCGGCAACGACGACCGGGAGGTCGAGCTCGTCGTCGAACGCGTGCCCGCGTTCGGCGACGCGCTCGGCGTCGACCGTCGCTGCGACCGCCGACCGGAACGCCAGCTTGCGTTCCTTGTCGTTGATCGACTTCCCGTGGTCTTTCTCGGCTTTCGGCGGGTGCGCGCTGCGACCCCCGACCGCCTGGGGGACGCGCGCAGCCTGACCGTTCGTGCGCGGCACGTGCGCCATGCCACGCCCGGAGCCGGGCGATTCCGCGGACGTCCGGAGACCCGCGTGCGGGTCCGAGCCGTAGTCCTGCTTCGCGTTCGCCTGGGCGACGCCGACCGCTCGCTTGATGAGGTCCGGGCGGAACTGCGTCCCGAAGACCTCCGGCAGGTCGAGCGAATCGGATTCCTCGCCGTCCAGGTCGTAGATTGTCGCGTTCATGATTTAGCCCTGGTTCGATGCTGTGGAGACGAACCGAACCTCGGGATCGAGGCGCGGTTGCTCGTTCGGCCGGATGGCCGGTCGAAGCCGGAGGAGTCGCTGGTCGGGGCCGGGAACCGAACCCTTCACGAGCGTGTACGGCCCGTCGACCTCGCCGTAGTTGACGAAGCCACCGTCGACGTTGACGTCGTCGCCGTCGCCGAGGCCGAGGATGCGCTTGTTGAGTTCGGTCCGCTGATGGTAGCCCGTCTGGCCCTGCTGGGGAACCGTCGAGCGAACGCGGCTCGGGTTCCACGGGCCGAGGTTACCGATGCGGCGCCGCCAGCCCTGGCGGGCGTGCTTGCCCTTCCGCTTCTGGACGCCCCAGCGCTTGACGGGACCCTGGGTGCCCTTCCCCGTGGTGACGCCGGCGACGTCCGCGAGTTCGCCCTCGCGGAAGATCTCCGTCGTCTCGTGCTCGCCGCCCTCCTCGAGGAGGTCGAGCCCGTAGTCGAGCCGGTCGTCGAGCGAACCCCCGCCGATGCGGGTCTCCATGACGTCCGGCTTCTTCTTCGGGACCGACGGCACGCTCGACGGCGTCGTGTGCGTGATCGCACGCACGTCGGCGACGTCGGCGTCCGCAACTGCGTCGCGGAACTCCTCGGCGGACGTCTCGAAGTCGACGTCCTCCGGGACGTCG is part of the Halorubellus sp. JP-L1 genome and harbors:
- the secY gene encoding preprotein translocase subunit SecY, with protein sequence MGWKEAAEPVLTRMPSVQRPEGHVPFKRKLLWTGGVLVLYFFLTSVPIWGLSGGEQDLFGQFRAILAGSSFSVLHLGIGPIVTASIVLQLLGGANLLGLDTNDPRDQVLYQGLQKLLVVFMIVLTGLPMVLSGFLPADPGLAQSLGVPLGGVQALIFLQIFVGGVLILFMDEVISKWGVGSGIGLFIVAGVSESLVSGIIGPRQGLLFNWYGMIVGDTAMNIDNVLGSEGQIIALVTTLAIFVIVVYAESVRIEIPLSHARVKGARGRFPVKLIYASVLPMILVRALQANLQFLGRILVSQAGATVAGGRTVIQVFGVNMPWLGAYSTTTQGPSEPVGGLFYYLAPIRQPTDWMWWLASGPSQEVWQVIARVTTDLTFMIIGGAIFAIFWVETADMGPRSTAQQIQNSGMQIPGFRQNVGVIEKVMERYIPHVTVIGGALVGLLAVMANMLGTVGDVSGTGLLLAVSITYKLYEEIAEEQLMEMHPMMRQMFGD
- a CDS encoding uL15m family ribosomal protein; its protein translation is MTSKKRRQRGSRTHGGGTHKNRRGAGNRGGRGRAGRGKHEFHNYEPIGKHGFKRPQDARDDVVEVSVQKLDEDAVLYAAEGDAEQDGDAYVIDARDVVEDGWETDVVKVLGNGQVRNELHVTADAFTASARGLIEEAGGEASLSERGEAKAESEDTQASEDDEE
- the rpmD gene encoding 50S ribosomal protein L30 yields the protein MKAVVQLRGEVDMAGDIKDTLEMLNVHEVNHCALVPETESYRGMLTKVNDYVAMGEPSADVLATILSTRAEPLEGDADVDADYLAEHTEFEDFESLAAALIDEETTLREQGLAPCLRLHPPRKGHDGGKHPKSRGGAIGKHETTEIDELLEAMR
- a CDS encoding 30S ribosomal protein S5, coding for MSNDNYNDGWEPVTRLGKQVQEGDIETMEQALASGLPLKEAEVVDQLLPGLDDEVLDINMVQRMTDSGRRVKFRCVVAIGNRDGYVGYAEGRDDQVGAAIQKAIDIAKLNIIDVPRGSGSWEDRSTKPHSLTHRTSGKAGSVEVELIPAPLGLGLAASETVRNVLELAGVEDAWTKSYGNTRTTVNLAKATFNALQNASQSRGARTRGQSEGAGGIEQ
- a CDS encoding 50S ribosomal protein L18, which encodes MATGPRYKVPMRRRREVRTDYHQRLRLLKSGKPRLVARKSNRHVTAQLILPGPDGDDTLAAAHSSDLEEYGWEAPTGNLPAAYLTGLLAGQRAVEAGLEEAVLDIGLNTATPGSKVFAIQEGAIDAGLEIPHNDAVLAEWPRNRGEHIAEYAEQLDEPLYTSEFDATALPEHFDEVRETLMEQ
- a CDS encoding 50S ribosomal protein L19e, with translation MSDLSAQKRLASDVLDVGKSRVWFDPDAQGEIAEAITREDIRELVDDGTIRAEPKKGNSKGRARERKAKRAYGHQKGPGTRQGKAGAREDPKDAWQKRIRAQRKKLNELRGSGEIDRTQYRELYNKARGGEFRSVQYLLNYIDNNYGDE
- a CDS encoding 50S ribosomal protein L32e, encoding MADEPESLEEISGVGPSKADALRDAGYDSIEDVKAASQSELADVEGIGNALAARIKADVGDLEVSEDTEAEIEADESEAEADEEDVETELQPRGLTEKTPELSETEERLLDQRRRVGKPQFNRQDYHKKKRTPTSWRKPRGQLSKQRRGIKGKGDKVQAGFRTPKAVRGKHPSGFEEVRVHNADDLEGVDGDTEAVRIASAVGARKRERIEEQAEDDGIRVLNPTYVEVEVDSDE
- a CDS encoding 50S ribosomal protein L6; the protein is MMRVELQIPDDVTADVDHLDLTVEGPNGAVTRRLWYPDVSVDVEDEMVVISSSADDAKTTATVGTFESHVQNMFHGVTEGWEYEMEVFYSHFPMQVAVEGEEVVIENFLGEKAPRRTTIHGDTDVAVDGEELTISGPDKEAVGQTAADIEQLTKVSGKDTRVFQDGVYITQKPAKGGA
- a CDS encoding 30S ribosomal protein S8 — its product is MTASDPFSNALSGLDNAESVGHLTHNVSPASNEIGSVLEVFYDRGYIDGFEYVDDGKSGEFEVELKGQINECGPVKPRYSVGADEFERWEKRFLPARDYGALIVTTSHGVMSHYEARDAGIGGQVIAYVY
- a CDS encoding 30S ribosomal protein S14, which produces MSESETESEQTGEHAAKRTGQMEECQRCGREQGLVGKYDIWLCRQCFREIARNMGFKKYR
- a CDS encoding 50S ribosomal protein L5 is translated as MSESESAEFHEMREPTIEKVVVHMGVGEGGRELANAEDIIEDVTQQQSVRTKAKSTMPDFGIRQGDPIGAKVTLRGDDAQDFLVRALPLSELSTTQFDDTGNFSFGVDEHTDFPSQEYDPNVGIYGMDVTVNLVRPGYRVAKRDKRTQSLPSKHRLNPEDAVRFVESTFDVEVNDE
- a CDS encoding 30S ribosomal protein S4e, coding for MTKHQKRLSVPKSWPVERKTETFTVKADAGPHGEEGVPLVILLRDVLGYADSKKEARYALNEGSVLVNGDAVSDEQRPIGMFDILGFTERGEHYRVFPDEGGRLALTPIDADAADAKLGKIAGKQQVAGGDTQLALHDGQTLQLDDASEYSAKDSVVVDFESAEIVAHFPYEEGALVTAVRGSHAGEIGEIESIDVTHGSGSNTVVVSQDDGGYETVEEYVVVIDENFTDSTGGED
- the rplX gene encoding 50S ribosomal protein L24 — its product is MTRQPSKQRNQTERASLHEKQKQVRSTLSEDLREEFDRRRARVNAGDTVEVLRGDFAGEEGEVLAVDLRESVVHVEDVTVEKADGEDVPRPLDASNLRIVDLDLEDDVREARLRGDDE